One window of Nicotiana tomentosiformis chromosome 11, ASM39032v3, whole genome shotgun sequence genomic DNA carries:
- the LOC138901072 gene encoding uncharacterized protein, whose translation MGSAPTIMQAPPEKEKDESQVMEPGMLTAARKLTYSVGSQRGNSSFKEMLKFVYGVWNLVTTHTVLLHDDGYFIFRFESVEDKNLIVRNGPYTFNSIPMVLKDWDPNFQIKNESMRIVPVWVNLPGLPVQCWAEENLGRIASLLGKPICTDKLTVEYERISYARILVEMDITQPLPEEILIENPDGRSWMQREDFEWKPKFCLDCNKFGHSTGECQQATDAGNNSTLILPQEEPIQQETVVEIQVTNRGKQAVVTQGSAGKTNHQEINYEELVRRNAFAPLKILERPSNERQQGQSSSNEEIQRENRCNPINYNPP comes from the exons ATGGGGAGTGCCCCTACTATCATGCAAGCACCACCGGAAAAGGAGAAGGATGAATCGCAAGTAATGGAACCAGGAATGCTTACAGCGGCACGGAAATTAACCTACTCAGTTGGGTCTCAAA GGGGAAATTCGTCTTTCAAGGAGATGCTCAAATTCGTTTATGGCGTTTGGAATCTAGTCACGACACATACGGTCCTTTTGCATGACGACGGGTATTTCATTTTCAGATTTGAATCTGTGGAGGACAAAAACTTAATTGTGCGAAATGGCCCTTATACCTTCAATAGCATACCTATGGTATTGAAGGATTGGGATCCGAATTTTCAGATTAAAAATGAATCTATGAGGATAGTTCCTGTATGGGTCAATTTACCCGGGCTGCCTGTTCAGTGTTGGGCTGAAGAAAACCTAGGTAGGATTGCTAGTCTATTAGGCAAACCTATTTGCACTGATAAGCTAACAGTAGAGTATGAAAGGATTTCATATGCTAGAATACTTGTTGAAATGGACATCACACAGCCATTACCAGAGGAAATTCTCATAGAAAATCCAGATGGGAGGAGTTGGATGCAGAGAGAAGATTTTGAATGGAAACCAAAGTTTTGCTTGGATTGCAACAAATTTGGTCATAGTACTGGTGAGTGTCAACAAGCAACAGATGCAGGAAATAATAGCACGCTGATTCTGCCTCAGGAGGAACCTATACAACAGGAGACAGTAGTAGAGATACAGGTGACTAATAGAGGCAAACAAGCAGTGGTTACTCAAGGATCAGCTGGCAAAACAAACCATCAGGAGATCAATTATGAGGAACTAGTTAGAAGAAATGCATTTGCTCCCCTAAAAATACTGGAAAGGCCATCAAATGAAAGACAGCAGGGGCAGTCCTCTAGTAATGAAGAAATCCAAAGGGAAAATAGGTGCAATCCCATTAATTATAATCCTCCATGA